The genomic stretch TGTAGTTGAgacaggtggtggtggtggcggcgaCGAGATGTGGGTGTCACTCAGTGTCGCTGTCGCTGTCGCTGTCTATGTTCAAACATTCTTCACCCAGATCACCTGGGCCGTGGACCGCGACATGGATCTCAGGCGGCCGGTAGTGTTAGCACCACCATCATCATACCCAGGGTCCAGGTAGACGACGACGTGTCTCTCCAAGCCCCATACTGTGTTCTCATTGGCCACCGTCACCGCCTCGTCTCGACCCCTACCTGCCGCTCTCTGTGTGGGACCCGATGTCATTTCAGCCAGTTGTCTAACGGCCGCTGTGTCGTTATGAGCCACCTTACGGGTGGGGACGCCGCGTGACTCGAGGCCCCGGATGAAGGGTGCTGGTGACAAGAGGTGATCATccggtgtgtctgtgtcacagtGCATGATACCCAGCACAAAGACGTCGCTGTAGGTGAGGCCGCCCTGCCCGTGGGGAGCGTTGTCATCGCAACctgaaacatcacacacaccgtCAACATCACATCGTCGTTGTGTAATATACATCCCCACCGACTGCaacaactacaccaacaacaccaacaccaacaacagcaacgacgacgacgacaccaccatcaccagcaacaacaaccacgacacaaacaacaacgacgacccATGTCTAACTTCCGCACCAACACCGGCTGCAGCAACACGTGAACAGAGACTACAACTACACCAGCAGCACCACAACCACCTGAAAATaggaaaaacaattttatattaTTTAGGGTTCAACACCTCACCTTGGCAGACTTGTGACGATATTATGTAACGACGTCACAGTAAATGACGTAAATATCAATGTTTCTTGTAAGTATAATGACGTCATCGAAATGTACAACAACCTGACTGACACTTACTGCattccgagagagagagagagagagagagagagagagagagagagagagagagagagagagagagagagagagagagagagagagacagacagacagacagacagacagagagacaaacagagtgacagatacagacagatagacggacagacagacagacagacagcagacagacagacagacagacagacagacagacagacagacagaggtgtaCTGACCGACACGAAGATCTCGCAGCATGTCTGCCACCAGCTCCCCGCACCGTGCACACCGCCATGTCAAGTCACCCTCATGTCCCTGTCTGTCACCGCGGTAGCTATCATCATAGTGACCAACCGTCAGGACAGGTGGGCCGTCGCACGGTGCGGACACTGGCGGCCTGGTGTAGGCCGGGACCGTTCCATTCGTCATATCTATAGCCTGCTCCACCTCTCTCACCACAGCAGGTGGGCTTCTCAGGGGCTGTGTCAGTTTGCGGACGTAACGCTCCATGTCGGCAGGTACATCTAGCATAACACCTGCTGCCCACAAGGTGAACCGGACGTGTCGTTGTTTTAACGCCCGGTAGATCTCTGCGATGACGTTactgtaacagaacagacaggtgtgtcagtgtgtagaaacagaacagacaggtgtgttaTAGTTCTCACAAAACTCAGTTGTTTTAACGCAGTGTAGATCTtcgtgatgacgtcacagcaaCAGAACGGACAGGTGTGTCCGTGCTGATTTCACCTGGAATTACgaaactgacaaaacaaaacaaaacaaaaacgcctGGCAAAAAGGAAGTCACAAAGATTGCTGTTCAGGATAAGAATCACAGTGAACCTGAAATAAAATGACGCAATGATTAATAATGACGTAAACAGAATGACGTTATTTCGCTCCACTCTTCGTTACCTTGACCAAGTTTTTCCAATGGTAGACAAAGAAAGGGTGGCGCCTGATCGGACAGATTGATAACATCACTGATCAGTACACACTGCAGTGACAGTTGCTGAATTCACATTTTACATCTAATAAACATGCCCCAGTCTATTATTCAAACTTCAAAATAAAGAGCCATTACTTCTACATAAATCTTCCGATTTTCTCGACCAAAAGCCCAGGAATGACCTTGTTATAAAACAGGTGTGAATATAATAACATTTGTGAATTATCAGACTTCCTTCCAACGAACACGACCACACCGGCCAACACAAGAGTGACAGGAGGCAGTGTTAGATTCAGTGTACAGCGTCATTCTTACCACTCAGCCTCATCGGCCAGGATGTGCACGcgtccgtgtgtctgtgcgtgttgacACAGCTCCTCCACTTTCTTCTTGCCTTCCTCTGTCAATCCCCACCTGTCCCGTACCCCCACCATGTTGACGAGCTGCACGCTGCCGGCTCCCTGTCCGGCAGTCTCTCTCACCTGATGACCCACAAGGTAAGCAGCAGCAGCGCCATCTCTACTCGTCTGAAGAACAAAGACGGTGCCGCAGCCCTTCCTCAGCAGAAAATGTCCCTTCAATATCAAGACTACGCTTTTTGAAGTGCCCGTCGGGCCCCAGAGGATCCTCACGTCGACGTCGTCGTCGTCTGGCGGCTCCTCCAAGACTTGAAACTGCTGCGGGAACAGAGCTATGCAAGACATGGGTCGACCATGCTCCATTCCAACAGCGTTAACAAGATGGCCCTGGGTCCACAGCTGTAGTCTTGGCTGTCTGCTGAGGAATAGCTCAACCGTTGTCAGTGGTATGGAGAATCTGTCatcatacacattcacacattattaggtatatcacacacacacacacacacacacacacacacacacacacacacacaagcacacacacacaaacacacataccgtttcacacacacaaacacacacacacacacacacac from Littorina saxatilis isolate snail1 linkage group LG16, US_GU_Lsax_2.0, whole genome shotgun sequence encodes the following:
- the LOC138950511 gene encoding uncharacterized protein codes for the protein MDTVQERMAYIGDGERIQVLKTQQQIDRDESREVRDTVRIDRVLKNVHHCMNQIKNKAAREKQIMVILTQAKFGVYGANTQSIYTGAAARNTNSVKAEPLNLKEDFVDLLVIHRERGIMMAAIIPQTEDDPFAVQEELKKAAAYLKQARDVVRRSVLGDLVTQPALHQAIVLPDTTRRCLEEVLLNMSDLQELQEGLSVEPGRNVSQICLCEDDMADQTRLDAWWRASLERNEGGDPAMDTATYTQLVARFSIPLTTVELFLSRQPRLQLWTQGHLVNAVGMEHGRPMSCIALFPQQFQVLEEPPDDDDVDVRILWGPTGTSKSVVLILKGHFLLRKGCGTVFVLQTSRDGAAAAYLVGHQVRETAGQGAGSVQLVNMVGVRDRWGLTEEGKKKVEELCQHAQTHGRVHILADEAECNVIAEIYRALKQRHVRFTLWAAGVMLDVPADMERYVRKLTQPLRSPPAVVREVEQAIDMTNGTVPAYTRPPVSAPCDGPPVLTVGHYDDSYRGDRQGHEGDLTWRCARCGELVADMLRDLRVGCDDNAPHGQGGLTYSDVFVLGIMHCDTDTPDDHLLSPAPFIRGLESRGVPTRKVAHNDTAAVRQLAEMTSGPTQRAAGRGRDEAVTVANENTVWGLERHVVVYLDPGYDDGGANTTGRLRSMSRSTAQVIWVKNV